A stretch of the Patescibacteria group bacterium genome encodes the following:
- the tsaD gene encoding tRNA (adenosine(37)-N6)-threonylcarbamoyltransferase complex transferase subunit TsaD, translating to MRILAIETSCDETAISIIYAKRTPSSGRENGKSASHKPSIKYRRPQVKILSNIVSSQIKLHAKWGGVVPNLARREHEKNLIPVLKKALKEAKILDISSRDSPWTGFQGVTLRKILEREPELLRRSLKEFPKIKTPKVDAIAVTYGPGLEPALWAGINFAKALAYLWNKPLIPINHMEGHILSALLPQNRESTKHEARSTKKSFQFPVISLLVSGGHTELVLIKKWLDYKIIGETRDDAVGEAFDKVARMLNLGYPGGPKISHLAENYKPTAISYKLSLPRPMINSGDLDFSFSGLKTAVLYKIKELKEAKDSGAKDHKLNKTTISSICHEFQEAVVDVLVSKTINAAKKYKAKTIIIGGGVASNTRLRERLKESSAENSVDLILPPKELSTDNAVMIAMAAYLRIIGVKNPAIKDISKLKANGNLRLR from the coding sequence ATGAGAATACTTGCCATTGAAACGAGTTGTGATGAAACAGCAATAAGCATTATTTATGCGAAAAGAACTCCCTCTTCAGGTCGGGAAAACGGAAAAAGCGCAAGCCATAAACCTTCCATTAAATATAGACGGCCACAAGTCAAAATCCTTTCAAATATCGTTTCATCGCAAATAAAACTTCACGCCAAGTGGGGTGGCGTTGTCCCGAATCTCGCGCGCCGCGAACATGAGAAAAATCTAATCCCAGTCCTAAAAAAAGCGCTAAAAGAGGCAAAAATACTAGACATCTCCTCCAGGGACTCACCTTGGACAGGTTTCCAAGGTGTCACCTTGAGGAAAATACTGGAACGCGAACCAGAACTGTTAAGACGATCACTAAAAGAATTTCCGAAGATAAAAACCCCAAAAGTGGACGCTATCGCCGTAACTTACGGTCCAGGACTTGAACCGGCTTTATGGGCTGGAATAAACTTTGCTAAAGCGCTAGCCTATCTTTGGAATAAACCCCTTATTCCTATAAATCATATGGAGGGACATATCCTCTCTGCTTTGCTCCCGCAAAATAGAGAAAGCACGAAGCACGAAGCACGAAGCACGAAAAAAAGTTTTCAATTTCCAGTTATCTCACTCTTAGTCTCGGGTGGGCACACCGAACTTGTGCTTATAAAAAAATGGCTTGATTATAAAATAATAGGAGAAACACGCGACGACGCTGTCGGCGAAGCCTTTGATAAAGTAGCGCGAATGTTAAACCTCGGATACCCAGGAGGACCAAAAATTTCTCACTTAGCAGAAAACTATAAGCCAACAGCTATAAGCTATAAGCTTAGCCTACCGAGGCCAATGATAAACTCAGGCGATCTTGATTTTTCTTTTTCCGGGCTTAAAACGGCTGTGCTTTATAAAATAAAGGAGTTAAAAGAAGCTAAAGATAGCGGAGCCAAGGATCACAAACTCAACAAAACAACGATATCGTCAATTTGCCATGAATTCCAAGAGGCTGTCGTAGATGTCCTCGTGTCTAAGACAATAAATGCCGCTAAAAAATATAAAGCCAAAACGATAATAATAGGCGGAGGAGTAGCTTCAAATACAAGACTAAGGGAACGGTTAAAAGAATCTTCGGCTGAAAACTCTGTGGATTTAATACTCCCGCCAAAAGAACTCTCCACGGATAATGCCGTCATGATAGCCATGGCGGCTTATCTAAGGATAATTGGAGTAAAAAATCCGGCTATTAAAGATATTTCCAAACTCAAAGCTAACGGAAATCTTAGACTTAGATAA
- a CDS encoding nucleotide sugar dehydrogenase — MQKESKTIAVIGLGYVGLPLALLSRKKGYRVMGIDIDEKKINSIKNNTSPFKDEKIDADLKKYSIEATTDFRKVNEADIIIICVPTPVDKDNMPDLSPVENTCKSVGPFLKKGQLVVLESTVNPGVSETVVLPLLEESSGLKGGDDFYLVHCPERINPGDKKWSVENIDRVIGSLDDIGLIKAVEFYESIISGNIKRMGSLREAEAVKVVENSFRDINIAFVNELAMSFDHLDIDVVRVIEGASTKPFAFMAHYPGCGVGGHCIPVDPYYLIEYAKKSGFDHKFLSLARRINSNMPKFTADQVVNILNKNEIPAEGTKIAVLGLSYKPEIDDMRESPAVKIIEHLKDAGLSVSSYDPFISSAESLSSAICGAKAVVVATAHNVFKEIDPEYLVEKGVRIVVDGRNCLDKEAFIKAGISYKGIGR; from the coding sequence ATGCAAAAAGAATCTAAGACAATAGCAGTTATCGGCTTAGGCTATGTTGGTTTGCCGCTTGCTTTATTATCCAGAAAGAAGGGGTATCGTGTTATGGGCATAGATATTGATGAGAAAAAAATTAATTCCATAAAGAATAATACTTCTCCATTTAAAGATGAAAAGATTGATGCAGATCTTAAAAAATATTCTATTGAAGCCACTACTGATTTTAGAAAAGTTAATGAAGCAGATATTATTATAATCTGCGTACCTACTCCGGTTGATAAAGATAATATGCCCGATTTGTCTCCCGTAGAGAATACATGTAAAAGTGTCGGTCCTTTTTTGAAGAAAGGACAATTGGTTGTGTTGGAATCAACTGTTAATCCTGGCGTTTCAGAGACGGTCGTCTTGCCGTTACTTGAAGAGTCTTCCGGGTTGAAAGGAGGAGATGATTTTTACCTTGTTCATTGCCCGGAGAGAATAAATCCCGGTGATAAGAAATGGAGTGTAGAAAACATAGATCGTGTAATCGGAAGTTTGGATGATATCGGTCTCATTAAGGCGGTTGAATTTTATGAATCAATTATTTCCGGCAATATAAAACGTATGGGGTCTCTTAGGGAAGCTGAGGCTGTCAAAGTGGTAGAGAATTCTTTTCGTGATATAAATATTGCCTTTGTTAATGAACTTGCTATGTCATTTGACCATCTTGATATTGATGTAGTTAGGGTTATTGAAGGGGCTTCTACAAAGCCGTTTGCTTTTATGGCTCATTATCCGGGTTGCGGTGTTGGCGGGCATTGCATTCCGGTAGATCCTTATTATCTGATTGAGTATGCAAAAAAAAGCGGTTTTGATCATAAGTTTCTTTCTTTAGCTCGCCGGATAAATAGTAATATGCCTAAATTTACAGCAGATCAAGTTGTAAATATCTTAAATAAAAATGAAATACCGGCAGAAGGGACTAAGATTGCTGTCTTGGGTCTCTCGTATAAACCGGAGATTGATGATATGAGAGAAAGTCCGGCTGTAAAAATAATAGAACATCTTAAAGATGCCGGACTCTCAGTTTCTTCGTATGATCCTTTTATTTCTTCTGCGGAGAGTCTTTCTAGTGCTATTTGCGGCGCAAAGGCGGTGGTTGTTGCTACGGCTCATAATGTTTTCAAAGAGATTGATCCGGAATATCTGGTAGAAAAAGGCGTGCGTATCGTTGTGGATGGGCGCAATTGCCTAGATAAAGAAGCTTTTATTAAAGCCGGTATTAGCTATAAAGGGATAGGCAGGTAG